Within Oscillatoria salina IIICB1, the genomic segment GATTGGTGTTCAACATTAAAAAGCAATCTCTAAACTAAACCCAGGTAGTACATCTTCTCCAGACAAGATTACAGGCGTTTCTACCACTTCGACATCCTGCATTTGGCGATAAATTTCTACTTGCCGATCTTGGGGATTAATTAGCCAACCTAAGCGTAAACCACTGCGAAGATATTCCTGCATTTTAGCTTGTAGGGGTTGGAGGCGATCGCTCTTAGATCGCAATTCAATCAGAAAATCGGGACAAATTGGCGGAAAACCCGATCTTTCCTCTTCACTCAAGGCTTCCCAGCGCGATAATTCTACCCAAGAGGCATCGGGGGCGCGAGATCCA encodes:
- a CDS encoding Uma2 family endonuclease gives rise to the protein MTTVLNLDPITKLTVSQFYQLCLANPDLLLERSPTGELIIVTPLGGESGSQQANLIASVVIWNRQTKLGIAFSSQTIFSLPGSGSRAPDASWVELSRWEALSEEERSGFPPICPDFLIELRSKSDRLQPLQAKMQEYLRSGLRLGWLINPQDRQVEIYRQMQDVEVVETPVILSGEDVLPGFSLEIAF